The bacterium region GCCAACTGCGTCGCGGCGGTCGACGCGGCCCGGCGCCGGGGCATGCAGGTGTTCGGCTTCCTGGGCGGCGACGGCGGGCGGCTGCTGCCCCTGGTCGACGGGGCCCTGGTGGCGCCGAGCGACCGCACGCCCAAGATCCAGGAGGTGCACATCACCATGGGCCACCTCCTGTGCATGATCGTCGAGCGGCGCGCGGCGGCAACGGATTGCTGAACCATCTCGGGGCATTCGTCGAGAACCTGCGGCCGCGGCAGTGGACCAAGAACCTGCTGCTCTTCGCCGGCATCATCTTCGCCCGCCAGATGGGCGAGACCGCCTGCCTGCTGCGGGTGGTGGCGGGCGCGGGCCTGTTCTGCCTCACCTCGGGCGTCATCTACGTCTTCAACGACATCGCCGACCGCGAACTCGATCGGCGCCATCCGACCAAGCGGCGGCGGCCCATCGCCTCGGGACGGCTCCCGGTCGACGTGGCGACGCGGCTGGGCCTCGGACTGCTGGCCTTCTGCCTCGTGGCCGCGGCCCTGCTGGGAACTCTCTTCCTCGGTGCGGTGGCGTTCTTCATCCTGTGGAACTGGCTGTACACGCGCTGGTTGAAGCGCGTCCCCGTGCTCGACGTGACCGGGATCGGCATGAGCTTCGTGATCCGCGCCTCGGCGGGCGTGCTCGTGATCCGGCCGACCTGCCCGGGGGTGGAGATCTCCTACTGGCTGCTGCTGTGCACGTTCTTCCTCTCCCTGTTCCTCGGCTTCTGCAAGCGGCGGGACGAGCTGATCAAGATCGCCCAGAGCGAAGGGGAGACGCGTCCGGTGCTGCGGGGCTACACCGAGCCCATGCTGAACGCCCTGATCGGCGGCAGCTTCGCCCTGACGGGCATGGCCTATGCCCTGTACACCGTGTGG contains the following coding sequences:
- a CDS encoding decaprenyl-phosphate phosphoribosyltransferase — encoded protein: MLNHLGAFVENLRPRQWTKNLLLFAGIIFARQMGETACLLRVVAGAGLFCLTSGVIYVFNDIADRELDRRHPTKRRRPIASGRLPVDVATRLGLGLLAFCLVAAALLGTLFLGAVAFFILWNWLYTRWLKRVPVLDVTGIGMSFVIRASAGVLVIRPTCPGVEISYWLLLCTFFLSLFLGFCKRRDELIKIAQSEGETRPVLRGYTEPMLNALIGGSFALTGMAYALYTVWPHTVNQFGTRDLIYTLPFVLVGMGRYLYLVFLEDRGGRPHEILLVDIPLQLVVVGWIVTAIRIIGI